In Salmo salar chromosome ssa14, Ssal_v3.1, whole genome shotgun sequence, the sequence acttcacaccaggacaataaactaagtcATCCTATCCCCCAGTATcaccaggacaataaactaagtcatcctatccccagtatcaccacttcacaccaggacaataaactaagtcATCCTATCCCCAGTATcaccaggacaataaactaagtcATCCTATCCCCAGTATCACCAGGACATTAAACTAAGTCATCCTATCCCCCAGTATcaccaggacaataaactaagtcACCCCCCAGTATcaccaggacaataaactaagtcACCCCCCAGTATcaccaggacaataaactaagtcATCCCCCAGTATcaccaggacaataaactaagtcATCCTATCCACAGTATCACCACTTcaccaggacaataaactaagtcATCCCCCAGTATCACCATTTCAcaccaggacaataaactaagtcATCCCCCCCAGTATCACCACTTCAcaccaggacaataaactaagtcatcctatccccagtatcaccacttcacaccaggacaataaactaagtcATCCTATCCCCCAGTATcaccaggacaataaactaagtcATCCTATCCCCCAGTATcaccaggacaataaactaagtcATCCTATCCCCCAGTATcaccaggacaataaactaagtcatcctatcccccagtatcaccacttcacaccaggacaataaactaagtcatcctatccccagtatcaccacttcacaccaggacaataaactaagtcatcctatccccagtatcaccacttcacaccaggacaataaactaagtcatcctatccccagtatcaccacttcacaccaggacaataaactaagtcatcctatccccagtatcaccacttcacaccaggacaataaactaagtcatcctatgcccagtatcaccacttcacaccaggacaataaactaagtcATCCTATCCCCAGTATCACCACTTCACACCAGAACAATAAACTAAGTCATCCTATCCCCAGTATCACCACTTCACACCAGAACAATAAACTAAGTCATCCTATCCCCAGTATCACCACTTCACACCAGAACAATAAACTAAGTCATCCCCCAATATCACCACTTCAcaccaggacaataaactaagtcatcctatccccagtatcaccacttcacaccaggacaataaactaagtcatcctatccccagtatcaccacttcacaccaggacaataaactaagtcATCCTATCCCCAGTATCACCACTTCACACCAGAACAATAAACTAAGTCATCCCCCAATATCACCACTTCACACCAGGCCATCCAAGAAGATAAAACAGCAATACACACGAGAGAAATAGTTACAGCAAGAGAGATGGAAATCTGCATAAAACCACACAATGAGCAGAGATTCACCATCCTATACTTACTGTGTGGGTCGGCCCATGTAGATGCCAGGCGTAGGGGTGTGGGCCCTCTTGGTGATAGAGAAGTCCACTCTAATACGTCTCCCATCCAGCTCCATACCGTTGGCCCGCTCCATTGCCTAGGGAAACAGAGGTACAAAAAGACAGCGGTTTAAAAATCAGTCACTGAAAATGAGCTCCATCTCATGGGTTCTACATGTACAGGGAAAGTTTGAGGTAAAAAATTGAAACGGTTTAATGTGTGTTCATACTGAGCACAGATCGAACCATCCCATTGGTCCAACGCTGAACCAAAGATGATTCAGTATGaagatatgtagacactgcttctccaatagacgCAGTGTAGGCGATGTCAAGGCGACAgtggctagctaagctcatgtgTAGAAACAAGTCAACAGGGCAAACGGTTGTCTCACGCCGAACTGCGCATCAAAGGCACCCAAGAAAGTCATTTTTGATGACAGTGTAACTTTTaggaggttggagtaataacatgttcagctacttaagacattggctcaaacctaggttgtgcctttagatggTTAAAATGAAGAACTAAGGAATAACTTCACTTCTCAAACCCCAGTCTGCTTCGCAAGCATTCCCAGAGGTCTCGCCATGTTGGGCCTCTGGTATTAACCTTCATTACAGTGATGAGTTCCTCGTGTCACTTGTACCACTTCATGTGAGTGGCAAGACTGACACCAGGTGGTGCTTATGAGTAATCACACTTTACACAACATGAAAACAAAACTAGTGTACAGACTAGTCAGTGTACAATATCAATGGTTCCAGGCGAATTAGCATAACAGGCTTATTGAAAATGTTACATCTTTAAGAACCGAGGAATAAGGCCATTGATGGCACCAAAAGCAAAGTTACCATCGGTTCTTAGGTGTATCACAACATGATCAACAGCATTACTTCTTATAACAAAATTCATTTTAAATAGGACCCATCATATGCTTCCTAATCCATGGCTCTTTCTCAATCAATCTTTTCTTGATTCCTGGCATTCTCACCTTCTCAAAATCCATTGGATAAGTTCTGAGTGGAAGGGCCTCGGACACACAGTTGAGAAGACAAGGAGATAGAATGCAATAGTCGAGGAAAAACTAATCTGAGAAAGAGGCCCAGACTGTTTGTCCCATACCTCCTTGGAATCGGCGATCCTCTCGAAGTAGACGAAGGCGAAGCCACGGGAGCGCCCGGTGCGCTGGTCATAGACCACATTAACCCCAGCCAAAGGGCCGTACCGGCCAAATACCTCCCTCAGGTCCTTCTCCGTGGTGTACAAGCTCAGTCCAAACACCCCCAGAcactggttggggtcagggttcgCCTGGAGGTCAAAGGGATCAGAGTTCACAGCAGCTGATATGAACATTACCATCCACTAGGTGTAGCATGCCATCTCTGCCCTCACACTCTtcgtctctctgtcacacacacactgtggcccACTGTGTTAAAACACTATGTAGAAGGCAGAAGGTATTACAGTAAGAAGATGTACATACCCTGGCATCCTCACCACCTCCTGCTCCCTGACTGAATGTCTCTTTTCTGAAGTCATGGCTCTATTGGAGGGTGAGTTAATAAAAGGGGTTATTAAATACGTCACATTCTGTTTCCTGTAACAAACAATACAAGAGGGGTCAGGACAGGAGCAGCATAGGAATACTAACTGGTAAATTAACATGCTACCTATACATCAAACTGTGTCAAACATTCCTACCATAaactacatacacacaccttaATCAAATCCCATAAAGCAGCTGCAAGCCATAAAACACATCTGACAATTGTATTTTCTATACAACACAGCGGTCCCTCTAGCACAGGGTTTCCCAACCGTGTTCTTGGTAACGAGCTGATGTTTAACATACCTGTTGTATCCCtaaactggcccacctggtttaACCAGTTAACTTATTCAACAAGCCCTTAACTAGTTGAATAAGGTGTGCCAGTTTAGGGCTACAACAAATATCTGAAACGTCAGGAGGAGAAGGTTGGGAAGTACTGCTTTACCCCCATCAGCAGCCAGACCCTGACCTTTGACCTGTAAATGATGTGTCACTCACCCTGCTGCTGGGGCGGCGGCGGTTAGGCGATGCACTCTGGCTCTTCTTCTTTCGGTATTCCGGGCTGTAGGAGCGGGACTTCTTCCGGTTGGAGGGGGAGCGAGAGCGGCTGTACCGGCGGTTAGAGTGCCTACGAGAGTGAGACCTGGAGAAAGGATTTAGTGTCAAGTTAAGCAAAAGCACAATTTGACATTACCCTTCACAAAGAGAATGGAATCAATGAGATAGGAAGTGGGGGTTCCAATAACAGGAGGACAGGCTCACCTGGACTTAGAGCGGGACCGAGACTCTGAGTGTTTAGCAACGCGGGATGGGCTCGGGGAGCCGGATCTGCTCTCCGACTTGACCCGAACAGGACTGCCACGGTCCGATTTGGATGGGGAGCGAGAGTCCTAATGTTACAGTAACCGCATGTTAAAAAGGCCCGCTCTTACttacacacacaggaacagacaaGCAACTGTTCAAAGTCAGACATACACAACTAGAGCACATACACTGTGGAGGAAAAGGTTAGCGCTCCACCACATCTATTACATGTGATagaaaagcaacaacaaaaaaagtcttCAATTGGAATAATAATTTGCTAGAACCCTGTCATAATGTTAACAAATGCCATGTCTCGTTTCTTCTACCTGGGTCAAACTAAAGTCATCATGCATGTTTTATCTATAGAAAGGGAGCATAGTAGTGTAAAGACACTTGGAACATATACCATACATTTACTTAACCTAGGGACACATTCATTCTTTCTTCCAGTTTCTTTATATACTCTACTTCTTTCTCTCAGGAATTCTACTGTTCTTCGTCGTTCTTCTTTTTTCAGTTTTCATTTTCTGATTCCGGGTTCTCTCTTCCCCAAATAGAAACAATTTTCACCTTTAGTCATACATACTGCAAGCGCTTCTATATCTGACCACCAATCTTCCAGTTTCATTGATTTTCCCCTTCCCACATCTATGTTCTGCTCTGTAACTGTTTTTCATAAGGCTTCGTTTATTCTTGGATATTTTCTTCCACATTCTTGGATAAAACTCTTCAAATCCTTCACGATCATTAACCTTAATGAAAAAAGAACATTTAATAAAATTAAAGATCATGAATTTATAGAAAAATAAGATCTTTCGTTAAATAATGTATACAGTATCTGTAGCAGGACAAGTACTTGACTTGCAGAAATGTTGTATTACCCTACATCTCAGAAGGGTTCAGTAATGATGACTACAACTTTTCAAGAGGTACACTgcaatacatatttttttctttctgcAATACATAGTTGTAGCACACCGAGTAAATTAACATTGTGAGATAACAGTTCTGTCTCACCACTAGCTACCGCTAACTTATTTAGTTACACTACAGGAAGTGGCTTGAAGCTCCGATTGCTTGACTGCAACTTACTTTTGCGACAAAGGCTTCCACCAAACTTACCTGGGAGCTAGCTAGAACCTAgcaacagctaacgttagctagcgtatCTTTGTAACGTGTATAACGTTGCATTGACGCTACCGGTAGCGTCATGTCCGATAACGTCGTTAGCCACTTAGCTATGGAAGTTAGCTTGCAAGCTATTGTATTGTTCAGCTGGCAACAAATAGCtaaaggtaacgttagctaggtagctaatctGTTTAATTTTGAAGAAATATGTTGTTCATCTCGTTAGCCCAGCAATCTTACAATTGTGTGAGGAACATTTTAAGTTGCCATCTAGCTACTTTTTATTTTAAATTACCAACTCAACTCGCAAATTATCTAGCAAGCCACCGCGTTAACTTACTAACGAATACACTGATAATAAccgtaactagctaacgttagctagctatgtcaGCAAAAGAGAGGAACGATAAGACATGATTTTGGTTTCCGTTGCAAGTTAATACTTACTCGTCCATCAAAGTGTCCATCCTCTAGGTCACTCATTTTGTAATTAGAATAGCTAACGATATAGCGCGCTACGTTTTCAGACAAAATAATAGCGTCCTCCTTTGTGCTTGTCTTTCTCGCGGTGTAATAAGATGGCGGCGACTGCAGTTTGTTTATAAACTGAAGACTGTGCCGACGTCATCGTGATTCCTGCCACGCCTTTTTGAAACGTAGTCCATCCAAATGCAAGCTATGAATGACAATCAACTGAGAACCTTGACTAGCCAAGTTATCGCTAATCATTGTGTACTAattcctcgtgttattatttttctcctcagcattgttgggaagggcccgtaagtaagcattgcaCTGTTAGTCTAAACCGATTGTTTATGaagcaaaatcaaatcaaattgtattagtcacatgcgccgactacaacttatgagcccctaactaACAAAgcagttaaaaaataaataaaacaagtcTTTTTTtttaagcatgtgacaaatacaatttgatttgagatgtAGCTATGGTATTACAATAGTGTCCATTGCTGTATGGCCCACATGGTCATCAAATGTGTACCATAGTAAGCCATTGCAACTCTACCCATTTGACCATTGATGGATATTTGTCTCTCAGTTTTGAATACAAAACTCAAGAAATAGGAACAGGAAAATAGTACACAATGCAAACATCAGTCAGTTAAGACACATTTCAGATAAGTATTTTACTAAGCATTTCATGTCACCTCATTTTATTCTCGGGGTCTAATGAATACATGAAATAATTAAAAGGGGTCAAATTATCACATGGATTGACTGAACAAGGTTGCAACCAGTTGGGAATCTCATCCCTATAGTGCTCTTGTGAATGACTGTGTTAGCCCATTAGCTAaatgggctaacacagtcttgagACATGTAGGAGACCCGGTTCGAACCCAGTCATTCACAAGAGCAAGATTAAATAGGGAGTGGAATAGCTATCCTTAGAAGTGCTATTCAACTATACTGTTATGCGGtcaatttacatttttgtcacacTCCCTTCTAatatagaggggaacagaaggcaCGACCATGTTCCAGAGAGGATTCACTTTCAGGAATTGGACATAATAGCTTATAGCCCAAACGGCAGAGCCAAATTCATATTAAGAAATTTCATTCAACATGCCACATTGGCTTCAGAAAACACCCAAAACATGTTTAAGAGTCAAATACAACATATgtattactgtgaaatgcttatttacaagcccttaaccaacaatgcagttctagaaatagagttaagtattaactaaagtaaaaaaaatatttttattgtaacacaaaattacataacaataatgagtcaATGTAtgggtgtacaggttagtcgaggtaatttgtacacgcaggtaggggtaaagttataATAAACAGCACGTAGCAGCAGTATAAAAACAAAGGgggttcaatgtaaatagtccggatggccatttgattaattgttcagcagtcttatggtttgggggtagaagctgtaaagAAACcttttagacctagacttggtgctccggtacagcttgccgtgcggtagctgagagaacagtctatgacttgggtgactggagtctgacagttttatgggccttcctctgacacgcctagtatataggtcctggatggcaggaagcttggccccattaATGtattgggccatacacactagCCTGTGTAGCTCCCTACgttcagatgccaagcagttgccataccaggcggtgaagcaaccggtcaggatgctctcgacggtgcacctgtataactttttgaggatctggggacccatgccacatcttttcagtctcctgaaggggaaaatgtgttttcgtgccctcttcacgactgtcttggtgtg encodes:
- the LOC106570531 gene encoding transformer-2 protein homolog alpha: MSDLEDGHFDGRDSRSPSKSDRGSPVRVKSESRSGSPSPSRVAKHSESRSRSKSRSHSRRHSNRRYSRSRSPSNRKKSRSYSPEYRKKKSQSASPNRRRPSSRSHDFRKETFSQGAGGGEDARANPDPNQCLGVFGLSLYTTEKDLREVFGRYGPLAGVNVVYDQRTGRSRGFAFVYFERIADSKEAMERANGMELDGRRIRVDFSITKRAHTPTPGIYMGRPTHNGGGGGERNNGGNSGGGGRRGRDSYDRYDDRRGGGYDRGYDRGYDRGDRGYDRYDEYDKYSRRRSPSPYYSRYRSRSRSRSYSPRRY